In the Hordeum vulgare subsp. vulgare chromosome 7H, MorexV3_pseudomolecules_assembly, whole genome shotgun sequence genome, one interval contains:
- the LOC123409667 gene encoding putrescine hydroxycinnamoyltransferase 1-like yields MLKMKSQLGREPSPNNWRHLRLALTAQSSLMAVEILESCMVTPSEATPKHAVWLSNLDLLVARGHTPTVYTYRPCSDPAFFSPDVLKAALSRALVPFYPLAGRLAQDDAGRPEISCSGEGVLFLTARADSTLDVLGDLAPSDELRRTLVPSADASGLGGILAMFQLTSFECGGVCLGAAIHHTAADGLAALDFVNAWAAITRGDAGVPAASPCLDRTLLRARSPPSVLFDHAEYSRRGGGESKPRVTFGSVILPMSKDQIDALKGGAGQGKRLSTFKAVVAHVWRCACKARGLAATEDTRLYMTADARSRVHPPLPRGYFGNAIFRASAATKVGDVASGPLDAVAEKVTGATARLDDEYVRSLLDHLELQAADASGLRKGEWVMPETDLWVISWQGLPIYGADFGWGRPAFMGRACLQFSGLVYLVPGPDDDGRLDVVVAMEPESLARFKEAFYQELMR; encoded by the coding sequence ATGCTTAAAATGAAGTCGCAGCTCGGCAGAGAACCGAGCCCCAACAACTGGCGACATCTCCGGCTAGCTCTAACAGCTCAGTCCTCACTCATGGCAGTGGAGATCCTCGAGTCCTGCATGGTGACGCCCAGCGAGGCGACGCCGAAGCACGCGGTGTGGCTCTCCAACCTCGACCTGCTGGTGGCCAGGGGCCACACGCCCACAGTCTACACCTACCGGCCATGCTCCGACCCGGCCTTCTTCTCGCCGGACGTCCTCAAGGCCGCGCTGTCCAGGGCGCTCGTCCCGTTCTACCCACTCGCCGGCCGGCTCGCGCAGGACGACGCGGGACGCCCGGAGATCAGCTGCAGCGGCGAGGGGGTCCTCTTCCTCACTGCGCGGGCGGACTCCACGCTCGACGTCCTCGGTGATTTGGCCCCGTCCGACGAGCTGCGGCGGACGCTTGTCCCCTCGGCCGACGCCAGCGGCCTCGGCGGCATCTTGGCTATGTTTCAGTTGACGTCTTTCGAGTGCGGCGGGGTGTGCCTGGGCGCGGCCATCCACCACACGGCGGCGGACGGGCTCGCGGCGCTCGATTTCGTGAACGCCTGGGCTGCCATCACGAGGGGCGACGCCGGCGTGCCCGCGGCGAGCCCCTGCCTCGACCGCACGCTCCTCCGCGCGCGCTCCCCTCCCTCCGTGCTCTTCGATCACGCCGAGTACTcccggcgcggcggcggcgagtcGAAGCCCAGAGTCACTTTCGGCTCCGTCATCCTCCCCATGTCCAAGGACCAGATCGACGCGCTCAAGGGCGGCGCCGGCCAGGGCAAGAGGCTCTCCACGTTCAAGGCCGTGGTTGCCCACGTGTGGCGGTGCGCGTGCAAGGCGCGCGGGCTCGCGGCAACGGAGGACACACGGCTGTACATGACGGCCGACGCGCGCTCCCGCGTCCACCCGCCGCTCCCACGCGGCTACTTCGGCAACGCCATCTTCCGCGCGTCGGCGGCGACCAAGGTCGGCGACGTCGCCTCCGGGCCGCTGGACGCCGTCGCGGAGAAGGTCACCGGCGCGACCGCCCGGCTGGACGACGAGTACGTGCGGTCGCTGCTGGACCACCTGGAGCTGCAGGCGGCGGACGCGTCGGGGCTGCGCAAGGGGGAGTGGGTCATGCCGGAGACCGACCTGTGGGTGATAAGCTGGCAGGGGCTGCCGATCTACGGCGCCGACTTCGGCTGGGGGCGGCCGGCGTTCATGGGCAGGGCCTGCCTCCAGTTCAGCGGCCTCGTGTACCTCGTGCCTGGCCCCGACGACGACGGCCGGCTGGACGTCGTGGTGGCCATGGAGCCCGAGAGCCTGGCCAGGTTCAAGGAGGCGTTCTACCAGGAGCTCATGCGCTAG